AAGACGAAAGCACTGGAGCTCTTCTATCTGAAGCCGCAGGGAGAGCAGCGCGTGGCAAATCTGCTCAAGGTCGTGAGTATGGCAAGGCGTCATGAGAATATCGATCTTTCCAGCTTCAAGAATTTTGCGGCGTGGCTGGAGAACATGCTCGTGGAGGAAAGGGAAGCCGAAGAATCTCCAGTTGCCGAGGATGATGATGATGCCGTCAGGTTGATGACAGTCCACAAGGCTAAGGGATTGGAATTCCCCGTCGTGATTCTTGCGTCGCTGGAGTCAGGCACACGAAAGAACGATAGGTTCATCGTTGACAGGAGAAAGAGGCGATTCGAATTCAAACTCGGCAGTCTGGAACCGGAGAGCTTTCTTGCCTTCCGTGCTGAGGAAGAGCTGAGAGAAGAAGCCGAAGAGAGGCGGATATTCTACGTCGCCGCGACGCGGGCCAGGGATAAGCTGATCCTGCCCATCTTCCCCGGGAAATGGAATCAGGGCTTCATGAGGTATCTTGCAGAAAGAATTCCTAAGTCGAAGAGCGAGATTTCGGGTGATGTTGAGACGAATGAAAAGGTTTCGTTCTTCGATGAATCTGTTCTGAAGAAGGAAATGGCAGGATCGAAACCATTCCGGATCGGCTTCCGCCAGGAATCTTTGGTGAAAGATTTTTCATCCATCCTGGAGAAAAGGAAGCGGCTCCTTCAAAGGATATCGGGATTAAAGAAAAGTGCTACAGGAGGCATGAGATTGGTGAGTGCCACGTCCATCAGGGAAGAGGTGATGCATGACAGCGAAGCGGGTTCCGTGAAAAGATCGGGGAGGGGAATCGAGATCGGAAGATTGGTGCATTCCATTCTCTCGCAGATTGAACTCCGAGCTTCAGGGGAAACTGGAAGAGATAAAAGAGCAGACAAAAAAATGCTTGAAGCGCTTTATCCGGGAATGGCCGATGAGATCTTCTTCTTTCTTGAAAAGGCTTTGGAAACGAGGACAATGAAGGAGGCTGCCGCTTCGCGAAACGTAATGAGGGAGGTTCCCTTTTCCATATGCATTGGATCCGTGATCCTCGAGGGAAGCATCGACCTGCTCTTTGAGAGGGATGGCAAGTTCATTGCCGCCGATTACAAGACGGACATGGTTAGCAGTATAGGAGATATCGCGAAGAGGATGGAGGAGTACGGCATGCAAGCATGTATCTATGCGTATGCTCTTTCCCGGATCGAGAAGATCAAGCTTAAAGAGATAAGGTTCCTTTTTCTCCATGCTGCGCATGAGGAAGAGATCATCGTGACTCCGGATATCATAGAGAGAGGGAGATCTCTCGTCATGAACGAGAATCTCTCCTTCAGCTTTGAAACATGATTTTGTACCTGGAACATCACAGACTTCTTCTTTGAAAAAGTGATATCATTTCATTAAAAGGAGAGGATGAGGTGAAGGGTAAAAAAGTAAGAAGCAAAGGACCGTCAAAGGAAAAAAACAGGAGAGTGGACTGGCATACTTACTTCATGAAGATCGCCGAGCAGGCAGGGACGCGTTCCACATGTGATAGAAAGCATGTGGGAGCCGTGATCGTCCGAGACAAAACCATTCTCTCCACAGGGTACAACGGGAGCATCCGGGGAATGCCTCACTGCGATGACATTGGACATGATATGGAAAACGGCCACTGCGTGGCGACGATCCATGCCGAGGCTAACGCAATCATACAGGCAGCGAAGAACGGAGTCATGATCGATGGTGCGGAGATTTATACGACCGCCAGTCCGTGCTGGAGCTGTTTCAAGCTTATTGCCAACAGCGGCATAAGAAAGATTTACTATGGAGAATTCTACCGGGACAGGAAAAGTATCAAGATTGCAAGAAAGCTCGGGATAGAGTTGATCTATCTGAGTTAGAAAAGCTCATTGATGTAATAATCTGCAGCAAGGCGAGATGGGTGAAAGCTGTGAAGATCAATCAAAGGGAATGTTCATCTGTTATTGCGCTGCGAGAAAAAAATAAGGGCGATCTCTCGCCCTTTTAGATCCCGCTCTTTTCCCCTCTGTCTTGTTTGTTATTTTTTCTTCTTGGTGGCTTTTTTCTTTGCTGCTTTCTTTTTGGCTGCCATTCTCTTTTATCCCCCCTTTCTATCAGTGATTTTCAGGGCTTCTGCCCTTACTATATATAAGATACTACCCACTTTCATTGCCCAATATATAGTATTTTAAATTTTTGTCAATACATTTTTTTACAAAAATGAAATTTTTTTGGACAGAAAGATTTTGCCAATTTTCGCCATTGAGACTATAATCTTGATTCTTTTTTCAGTTTCTGCTTTTAAAAGATGAGTATGAAACTAAAGTCATATCGGCGATGCAATCATCTTGAAAAGCTTGTAAGATGTCGGGTTGATAAATACGGCTAATGGAAAATCAGGAGGAAGAAATGAAACTGAATCATGAACTTCTAAGAATCTGTTTTTCGGTGGCGGGCGCAATCTTCCTGTTTGGCATCCTTCCGCTTTCTTTGTTATTCGCAGAGGGAGAAGCTGTGTGGAGGAGCGAGCCCGGGATATACGCCGTTCTGGAAACGAACCACGGGACCATTGTATGCAAGCTTTTCGAGAAGTCTGCGCCGAAAACAGTAGATAATTTTATTGGACTTGCTGAGGGAACTAAAGAGTGGATCGATCCGAGAAC
This genomic interval from Acidobacteriota bacterium contains the following:
- a CDS encoding deaminase translates to MDWHTYFMKIAEQAGTRSTCDRKHVGAVIVRDKTILSTGYNGSIRGMPHCDDIGHDMENGHCVATIHAEANAIIQAAKNGVMIDGAEIYTTASPCWSCFKLIANSGIRKIYYGEFYRDRKSIKIARKLGIELIYLS